A stretch of the Balneola vulgaris DSM 17893 genome encodes the following:
- a CDS encoding beta strand repeat-containing protein, whose protein sequence is MTTNTHKLRSRVQALVGMLMVFAVVLVGTSVDVFAQVPPANSSIGNQATATYVDNGNNSQSVTSNTVVTTVQQVAGVTLSAGVTKQVSQGGQVTFSHTITNTGNGTDQFDLTAIDANAGSFNFTNIKIYADANGDGVADNFTEITQTPNIDAFTNNTYGIVIVADVPASALDSQFEDITVTATSVFDNTESDTATNKVVVDEDAVLDVNKQVSQTLADVGDTLTYTIAYAENGNAAATNVELVDVIPVGMTYVPNSASWSGGGALTDAAAGDPAGITFRRSTAGAQDSLIAVIGSVANGSSGNLTFKVTVNNDQHGNTIINQVSYKHDDLPAGNTINGQAVTVNENYDIALVDAQLVEITTAEQGATLNFINRFKNTGTTTDTYNIAINTGNYPAGTQFFFYKADASNEPTSTYQDTGSDGIPDTGPVAAGDTVVVILQVQLPSGESGGPFSVDKTLTSVNNAAASATHTDQVTNVVAPTVDLTNDAASGDVGALGEGQGPEANAVKSITTNPGNTVSFSLFVKNTSAGQDNYNLAFTTDTTGGYQAGTLPTGWTVQFRDPNNANSVVSKTGDLAAGASKELVAEVFIPAGYAPGDVELYFRALSPTTNAFDIIHDKVSVNTQQNMQLTSNQSGQIAPGGSRNYLHTLTILSNVPENNGSNSDLYINLANSKPTGWTSTVYWDTDGNGVITSADSLLTTGAASDSVKLPAQVGTLNFNDQVKFIVKVTGLAGLDDGETNTTTITLLDNLNNLPSKSNTDITQIQAGLIVIEKFQAPDVAGSAGTYTKNPFNVLPGDTVYYRITIRNDGSQPVTTVSVTDDTPSFTKLLSAATATVTSGTVNSVVVTSQPAVGGTGTIQVDIDQLDPTEQVTIEFAVKIDS, encoded by the coding sequence ATGACAACAAACACACATAAACTACGAAGCAGGGTACAAGCTCTTGTAGGTATGCTTATGGTTTTTGCTGTAGTGCTAGTAGGTACATCAGTTGATGTATTTGCACAGGTACCACCAGCAAATTCTTCCATTGGTAACCAGGCAACAGCTACGTACGTTGACAATGGGAATAATTCCCAGTCTGTTACGTCGAATACCGTTGTTACAACAGTACAACAGGTAGCCGGTGTAACGCTTTCTGCTGGAGTAACCAAGCAGGTTTCTCAAGGTGGTCAGGTAACGTTTAGTCATACTATTACCAACACTGGTAACGGTACTGATCAATTCGACCTTACTGCTATAGATGCCAACGCAGGTTCTTTCAACTTCACTAACATCAAGATATATGCTGATGCTAACGGTGATGGTGTAGCGGATAACTTTACAGAAATTACACAAACCCCAAACATTGATGCCTTCACTAATAATACTTACGGTATTGTTATTGTAGCTGATGTTCCAGCTTCTGCGCTAGATTCTCAGTTCGAAGATATCACTGTTACAGCAACAAGTGTATTTGATAATACTGAATCTGATACTGCAACTAACAAAGTTGTTGTTGATGAAGATGCAGTACTTGATGTTAACAAACAGGTAAGCCAAACGTTGGCGGATGTTGGTGATACATTAACATACACAATTGCATATGCTGAGAACGGTAATGCTGCTGCAACTAACGTTGAATTAGTAGACGTTATCCCAGTTGGTATGACTTACGTTCCTAACTCTGCTTCTTGGAGTGGTGGTGGTGCGTTAACAGATGCTGCTGCTGGCGATCCAGCGGGTATCACATTTAGAAGAAGCACAGCAGGTGCACAGGATTCTTTAATCGCTGTAATCGGATCTGTTGCTAACGGTTCTTCTGGTAACTTAACGTTCAAAGTAACTGTTAATAATGACCAGCATGGTAATACCATTATTAACCAAGTTTCTTACAAGCATGATGACCTTCCTGCAGGTAACACTATTAATGGTCAGGCTGTTACAGTAAATGAGAACTACGACATTGCGTTAGTAGATGCTCAATTAGTTGAGATCACTACTGCAGAGCAAGGTGCTACTCTAAACTTTATTAACCGATTCAAGAATACTGGTACTACTACTGATACGTATAACATTGCGATCAACACAGGTAACTACCCAGCGGGTACTCAGTTCTTCTTTTACAAGGCTGATGCAAGTAACGAACCAACTAGTACTTACCAAGATACTGGTTCTGATGGTATTCCTGATACAGGACCTGTTGCAGCTGGCGATACTGTAGTTGTAATCTTACAGGTTCAGTTACCTTCTGGTGAAAGTGGTGGACCATTCTCTGTAGACAAGACTTTAACGTCTGTTAATAATGCTGCTGCAAGTGCAACTCATACCGATCAGGTAACTAACGTTGTTGCTCCTACTGTAGACCTTACTAACGATGCTGCTTCCGGCGATGTTGGCGCACTAGGTGAAGGTCAAGGACCAGAAGCAAATGCAGTTAAGTCTATTACTACTAATCCTGGTAACACTGTTTCTTTCAGCTTATTTGTTAAGAATACAAGTGCTGGTCAAGATAACTACAACCTAGCTTTTACTACCGATACTACTGGTGGTTACCAAGCAGGTACGCTTCCAACTGGATGGACTGTTCAGTTCCGTGATCCTAACAATGCTAACTCTGTTGTTTCTAAAACAGGTGATTTAGCTGCAGGAGCAAGTAAGGAACTTGTAGCAGAAGTATTTATCCCAGCTGGTTACGCACCAGGTGATGTTGAGCTATACTTTAGAGCACTTTCGCCTACTACGAATGCATTTGATATCATTCATGATAAGGTTTCTGTTAACACTCAGCAGAACATGCAGTTAACAAGTAACCAATCTGGACAAATTGCACCAGGTGGTTCTCGTAACTACTTACACACACTTACTATTCTTAGTAACGTGCCTGAGAACAACGGTTCTAACTCTGACCTTTATATCAACTTAGCGAACTCTAAGCCAACTGGTTGGACTTCGACGGTATACTGGGATACAGATGGTAACGGTGTTATTACTAGTGCCGATTCACTTCTTACAACAGGTGCAGCTTCTGATTCAGTTAAGCTTCCAGCACAGGTAGGAACATTGAACTTCAACGATCAAGTTAAATTCATTGTGAAGGTAACAGGTCTTGCAGGTCTTGATGATGGTGAAACTAACACTACTACTATCACATTGTTAGACAATTTGAACAACCTGCCTAGTAAGTCAAACACTGACATTACTCAGATTCAAGCTGGTTTAATTGTAATCGAGAAGTTCCAAGCTCCAGATGTAGCTGGTTCTGCCGGAACGTACACGAAGAATCCATTCAATGTACTTCCAGGCGACACGGTTTACTACCGTATTACAATTAGAAATGATGGTTCACAGCCGGTAACAACGGTTTCTGTAACTGATGATACTCCATCGTTTACCAAACTATTGAGCGCGGCTACTGCTACGGTTACCTCTGGTACTGTGAACTCAGTAGTTGTTACATCTCAACCTGCTGTTGGTGGTACGGGTACCATCCAAGTAGACATCGATCAACTCGATCCTACCGAGCAGGTTACCATAGAGTTTGCTGTTAAAATAGACAGCTAA
- a CDS encoding OmpA family protein produces MQKFNSLISLLVLLLVSGMGEVHAQNTPPNGTEIINQAVTTFSQDGGATTLQTQSNAVYVVVDGVPSFALEVDNSIKRFRGDKVFFDHYLVNNGDLASTFDIKIYNSEEGEYALENLTLESSQKSKFANTDTLSQVVTLQPGERFDFTYSGQISNIEKDSTTAILNIDAISREFDVSLQRRDSVYILSGSRIELNKVQSAGADLQSGDNFTYTIDGQNTGDATAYPRTISIDGISMDKVILLDSIPNNVSFERFISTDKGQRLYNYEGSGKFEFSSVEPTNPSEVSVIAVVFDSLEAGETFSATFEVQVNPGASGDIENIAEVSYVDPDGSVTTSSASNNVITTVAGGAKIDYFTDDSFEKRTGTTSIGSVLHIQASAASCNQFRTLVEEVTVRLTSFETGDREEFRALETGPNTSIFRITEDVPTRNGVQFEVVPGNRILETVEDDVIEAELQCDGINNGGGGGGGARIQSTVVVDPFGIVFDSETNAPITGAEVSIYDITGANNGGNAGGLATVYEADGTTEAPSTYTTGIDGKFSFPYLEIGEYRIEVITPEGYSFASEVPFSLLPQGRKVDTLASYGKEWQLSNVPKGTDFDIPLDPLSKGVLFTEKTVDRKDAEIGDFVNYTVTIRSEAVNTVRNLSIDDSLPFGFSYQLGSAKLDGNALADPEGGEGPDLKFNVGDIESGATKELTYRVFVGPGSEKGEGINSAIATSDEVIVKSSNLAKVKVEVRGGLFNDNAYIIGKVFQDCNENDIQDAGEVGVPGVRLYLENGNYVVTDNEGKYTFYAIKPNKHVLKVDNYSLPNGSKLSVLDNRHANDPSSRFVDVKKGQMHRADFAICECEPAVNEEIEARRALFSENASQSLSGSLTSNFSANDNNLSSSQGRFEDASGTVGGPKEVKAASIKKDTKEDSTVAEATEVQSQVAKLEEALVNAEAGLGFLNISDNDTLLTDTYTVWAKGLNGAKFELYINGDKVDDKRVGQSSISPTNNLQGWEYVSLDFEAGRNELKLQEVDPFGNVRNEESIEIFVPGTLKKIDVRVPRNDVAADGVSSALVQVELLDENNLRVGSKTQITLDTEFGKWKVKDNDSSTPGTQTSIENGVAQFELTSTDKPQTAIVRATSGIIEGEAKVEFLPDLRPLIAAGIIEGTIRFNEAVNISSDKETDGFERELKQLSYSIENFTGDARLAFFLKGKVSGKTLLTAGYDSEKDKSDRLFRDIRPDEFYPVYGESSIKGFDAQSSSRLYVRVDRNKTYALYGDFITQERDQDVQLGNYSRAQTGLKANFEEGKIKAQAFGASAFSSRKIREFQGQGISRYDLPDKDIVENSEIIELVTYDREQPEVILSVDRLTRFRDYTIDPFSGVITFRTPVSSVDQDFNPVFIRATYEVTNNKDRYLIGGLNVEGQVTNALKVGAGVVRDNNPDDTFTMVSGNVVANLSKDTKVVAEISNTNSDNNGSGSAGRVELNHRGKKLDVLAQVGKSEKDFSNQSSSLGQGRTEARTKTRYKLTNTTNVNAEFLYSRNDTTSDRTFGGLFTAQQSFGNNLSAEFGVRYSENYMASQDSTNYNTNLRGKLNADLPFLSGASVFAEGEQDLNDSDKKLIAIGADYRLKQLAKIYARHEFISSAGGINTLSSNRQRNNTVVGIDATYMKNGQIFSEYRVNDAFDGRSGQAAIGLRNQLQIANGIGANFGFERVFTLEGPSVNDGTAITTAIDVTRSSNWKATARAEARFTSNTDTYLNSIGYGLQLSKDWTFLTRNIISVTSQDGTSGVSKLQERFQLGAAYRSTATNKFDALFRYEFKHEIDKAIDDDFFRTAHVLSSHGNYHPSADWTFSGRVAAKYSIENDSQSKSESFLELISGRALYDINEKWDAGINASLLANSDFTTKDFGFGVEAGFLVATNLRLAAGYNFFGYDDEDLTANNYTQNGAYIGFSYKFDERMFDKLIPNKAKRSPIVDPALYLQCEDTCEPLIVNTNPVDILPFTPAPFETSLAVADFKGKELNFERVEPMTVLPKHIHFNNNSTYINQPAAQMLDKVAKFLIERGDDYFIRVTGHTDSKSSQSYNLALSERRAKAVRAYLVAAGVNADLLQFEGLSYSKNAVPEKDRVDMAKNRRVELDLSVENRNVRFITQVEDLQVNPSIRGINNWDYIYIAEHNAVPSALNLTGSSLNRIHEYLIKRIALAMNEYQNVDLTIAAPSLEIANAISILLNAEGIDSNRIRVVNSASSGAVRFEYSNTEVLKVYEQNDDIELINNSRALSMMDNLLDILKNREDLILLRDYSQSYTVPNSVTFAGNQVELDNELRAIISRVGSYLYTNRAVTLRLVGNSTSSSAKRLEAIKTYLVNWGIDADKIEITTNESTVGSVIGLEYMNADSINLLKLDLINDGKGGGK; encoded by the coding sequence GTGCAGAAATTTAACTCCCTCATATCTTTATTGGTTCTTCTACTGGTTTCCGGTATGGGTGAGGTGCATGCACAAAACACTCCTCCTAACGGCACAGAGATTATAAACCAAGCCGTAACTACCTTCTCACAAGACGGTGGTGCTACTACTCTACAAACGCAAAGTAATGCGGTATATGTAGTAGTTGATGGAGTTCCAAGCTTCGCTCTTGAGGTTGATAATTCAATCAAAAGATTTAGAGGCGACAAAGTATTTTTTGATCACTACTTAGTTAATAATGGTGATCTTGCTTCTACCTTCGATATCAAGATTTACAATTCAGAGGAAGGGGAGTATGCTCTTGAAAATTTAACTCTAGAGAGTAGCCAGAAATCTAAATTTGCGAATACCGATACCTTATCCCAAGTAGTTACTCTACAGCCGGGTGAGCGTTTCGATTTTACTTATTCTGGTCAAATCAGCAATATTGAGAAAGATTCAACGACAGCAATCTTAAATATCGATGCCATTTCAAGAGAATTTGATGTTTCACTACAGCGTCGTGACTCTGTGTACATCTTATCAGGTTCTAGAATTGAATTAAATAAAGTTCAATCGGCTGGAGCTGATCTTCAATCAGGTGATAACTTCACTTATACTATCGACGGTCAAAACACTGGCGATGCTACCGCTTATCCAAGAACCATTTCTATTGATGGTATCTCAATGGATAAAGTGATTCTTCTTGATTCAATTCCTAATAATGTAAGCTTCGAACGCTTCATCTCTACAGATAAAGGTCAGCGACTATATAATTACGAAGGTTCAGGTAAGTTTGAATTCAGTTCAGTTGAACCAACAAACCCATCTGAAGTTTCAGTAATTGCTGTTGTATTTGATTCATTAGAAGCAGGCGAGACATTTTCAGCTACTTTTGAAGTACAAGTTAATCCAGGTGCAAGTGGCGATATCGAGAACATCGCAGAAGTAAGTTATGTTGATCCTGACGGTTCAGTAACTACGAGCTCAGCATCTAACAATGTAATTACTACCGTAGCGGGTGGCGCGAAAATTGACTACTTCACCGATGACTCATTCGAAAAGAGAACGGGTACTACTAGTATTGGGTCTGTACTTCATATTCAAGCAAGTGCAGCATCTTGTAATCAGTTTAGAACTCTTGTTGAAGAAGTAACTGTTAGGTTAACCTCATTTGAAACAGGTGATCGCGAAGAGTTCAGAGCTTTAGAAACAGGTCCTAACACGAGTATTTTCAGAATTACTGAAGATGTGCCTACTAGAAATGGTGTTCAGTTTGAAGTAGTGCCTGGTAACAGAATTCTTGAGACTGTTGAAGACGACGTTATTGAAGCTGAGCTTCAGTGTGATGGTATTAATAATGGCGGCGGTGGCGGCGGCGGAGCTCGTATTCAATCTACCGTTGTTGTTGATCCATTTGGAATCGTATTTGATAGTGAAACTAACGCTCCTATTACTGGTGCTGAAGTAAGTATTTATGATATTACAGGTGCTAACAACGGTGGTAATGCTGGCGGTTTAGCAACAGTTTATGAAGCAGATGGAACTACTGAAGCACCAAGCACTTATACCACGGGAATTGATGGTAAGTTTTCATTCCCATACCTAGAAATTGGCGAATATAGAATTGAAGTAATTACCCCGGAAGGATACTCTTTTGCTTCTGAAGTTCCTTTCAGTTTATTACCACAAGGTCGTAAAGTGGATACATTAGCTTCTTATGGTAAAGAGTGGCAGTTATCGAATGTCCCCAAAGGTACAGATTTTGACATCCCATTAGATCCTTTAAGTAAAGGTGTTCTCTTCACTGAGAAAACCGTGGATCGAAAAGATGCCGAAATCGGGGACTTCGTTAACTACACCGTAACTATTCGTAGTGAGGCTGTTAACACCGTTCGTAATCTGTCTATCGATGATAGCCTTCCATTTGGTTTCTCATACCAATTAGGTTCTGCAAAATTAGATGGTAACGCACTAGCTGATCCTGAAGGTGGCGAAGGTCCAGATTTGAAATTCAATGTTGGTGATATCGAAAGTGGTGCTACTAAAGAATTAACGTACCGAGTATTTGTAGGTCCTGGATCAGAAAAAGGGGAAGGGATTAACTCTGCAATTGCAACAAGTGATGAGGTAATTGTTAAGAGCAGTAACCTTGCTAAAGTTAAAGTTGAAGTACGTGGTGGACTATTTAACGACAATGCTTACATCATTGGTAAAGTATTCCAAGACTGTAACGAAAACGATATTCAAGATGCTGGTGAAGTAGGTGTTCCTGGAGTTCGTTTATATCTCGAAAATGGTAACTATGTAGTTACGGATAACGAAGGTAAATATACATTCTACGCTATCAAGCCTAACAAGCATGTACTTAAAGTAGACAACTACAGCTTGCCAAATGGTTCTAAGTTATCAGTATTAGATAACCGCCATGCTAACGACCCAAGTAGCCGTTTTGTAGACGTTAAGAAAGGGCAGATGCACCGAGCTGATTTCGCAATTTGTGAATGTGAGCCTGCAGTTAATGAAGAAATTGAAGCACGTAGAGCGCTATTCTCGGAAAATGCGAGTCAATCGCTATCAGGATCTCTTACAAGCAACTTCTCTGCTAACGATAATAACTTAAGTAGCTCTCAAGGTAGATTTGAGGATGCGAGTGGTACTGTTGGCGGTCCTAAAGAAGTAAAAGCAGCTTCTATTAAGAAGGATACTAAAGAAGATTCTACCGTAGCAGAAGCAACAGAAGTGCAGTCGCAAGTAGCGAAATTAGAAGAAGCACTCGTGAATGCGGAAGCAGGTTTAGGATTCTTAAACATTAGCGATAACGATACTCTTCTTACAGATACTTATACGGTATGGGCGAAGGGATTAAACGGTGCTAAGTTTGAGCTATATATTAATGGCGACAAAGTTGACGACAAGAGAGTTGGTCAATCAAGTATTTCTCCAACGAATAATCTTCAAGGTTGGGAATATGTGAGTTTAGATTTTGAAGCAGGACGTAATGAACTTAAGCTTCAAGAAGTGGATCCATTTGGAAATGTTCGCAATGAAGAAAGTATTGAAATTTTTGTACCAGGTACTCTAAAGAAAATTGATGTTCGTGTACCAAGAAATGATGTAGCTGCTGATGGTGTATCATCTGCACTCGTTCAAGTTGAATTACTTGACGAGAACAACTTAAGAGTGGGTTCTAAAACTCAAATCACATTAGATACTGAGTTTGGTAAGTGGAAAGTTAAAGACAACGATAGTTCAACTCCAGGTACTCAAACAAGTATAGAGAATGGTGTTGCTCAGTTCGAATTAACATCAACTGATAAGCCACAAACAGCAATCGTAAGAGCAACTTCGGGTATTATCGAAGGTGAAGCTAAAGTTGAGTTCCTACCAGATCTTCGTCCACTTATCGCCGCGGGTATTATTGAAGGTACTATTCGTTTTAACGAGGCGGTTAACATCAGTTCAGATAAAGAGACTGACGGTTTTGAAAGAGAACTAAAGCAGCTTTCTTATAGCATCGAAAACTTTACAGGCGATGCTCGTTTAGCTTTCTTCTTAAAAGGTAAAGTGAGCGGTAAGACTCTACTTACTGCCGGATATGATTCAGAAAAAGATAAATCAGATCGTCTATTCAGAGATATACGACCTGATGAATTTTACCCAGTATATGGTGAATCTTCTATCAAAGGTTTTGATGCACAGTCATCAAGTAGACTCTATGTTCGCGTAGATCGTAACAAAACGTATGCACTATATGGTGATTTTATCACCCAAGAGAGAGACCAAGATGTCCAGCTAGGAAATTATAGCAGAGCTCAAACCGGTTTGAAGGCAAACTTCGAAGAAGGTAAGATTAAAGCTCAGGCTTTTGGTGCAAGTGCATTCTCAAGTAGAAAAATCAGAGAGTTCCAAGGTCAAGGAATCTCACGTTATGATCTACCGGACAAAGACATTGTTGAAAATTCTGAGATCATTGAGTTAGTAACTTATGATCGTGAGCAGCCAGAAGTAATTCTAAGTGTAGATCGCTTAACTAGATTCCGCGATTATACTATCGATCCGTTCTCTGGAGTAATTACTTTCAGAACACCAGTTTCTTCTGTTGACCAGGATTTCAACCCAGTGTTTATCCGTGCTACTTATGAAGTAACTAACAACAAAGATCGTTACCTAATTGGTGGCTTAAATGTTGAAGGTCAAGTAACTAACGCCCTTAAAGTAGGAGCGGGTGTAGTTCGTGATAACAACCCAGATGATACCTTTACTATGGTATCAGGTAATGTGGTTGCTAACCTTTCTAAAGACACTAAAGTAGTTGCAGAGATCTCGAACACGAATTCAGATAACAACGGTAGTGGTTCTGCAGGTCGCGTTGAGTTAAATCACCGAGGTAAGAAATTAGATGTACTTGCTCAAGTAGGTAAGTCTGAAAAAGACTTTAGTAATCAGTCTTCTTCTCTAGGACAAGGTAGAACGGAAGCTCGTACTAAAACTCGTTACAAATTAACGAACACGACTAATGTTAATGCAGAGTTCTTGTACTCGCGTAACGACACTACTAGCGATAGAACATTCGGTGGTTTATTTACTGCTCAGCAGTCGTTTGGAAACAACTTAAGTGCTGAATTTGGCGTGCGTTACTCTGAGAACTACATGGCATCTCAAGATTCAACGAATTACAACACGAACCTTCGTGGTAAGTTGAATGCTGATTTACCATTCCTATCAGGTGCTTCTGTATTCGCTGAAGGTGAACAAGATCTAAACGACTCAGATAAGAAATTAATCGCGATTGGAGCGGATTACCGCTTAAAGCAACTAGCTAAGATTTACGCTCGCCATGAGTTTATTTCAAGTGCAGGTGGTATTAATACCTTAAGTAGCAACCGTCAGCGTAACAACACAGTAGTTGGTATTGATGCAACGTACATGAAAAACGGTCAGATTTTTAGTGAGTACCGTGTTAACGATGCATTTGACGGAAGAAGTGGTCAAGCGGCTATTGGTTTAAGAAACCAGCTTCAGATTGCTAACGGTATTGGCGCTAACTTTGGCTTCGAAAGAGTATTTACCTTAGAAGGACCTTCTGTAAATGACGGAACAGCTATTACAACGGCTATCGACGTAACACGTTCTTCGAACTGGAAAGCCACAGCTCGTGCTGAAGCTCGTTTCACTTCAAACACAGACACTTATTTAAATAGTATCGGTTACGGTTTACAGTTGAGCAAAGACTGGACTTTCCTAACTAGAAACATCATCTCTGTTACTTCTCAAGATGGAACAAGTGGTGTAAGCAAATTACAAGAGCGTTTCCAATTAGGTGCTGCTTACAGAAGTACAGCTACCAATAAATTTGACGCATTATTCAGATATGAATTCAAGCATGAGATTGATAAAGCTATCGACGACGATTTCTTTAGAACGGCTCATGTTCTTTCTTCGCACGGTAATTATCACCCATCAGCAGATTGGACCTTCTCGGGCCGTGTTGCTGCTAAGTACTCTATTGAAAATGATAGCCAGTCGAAGAGTGAAAGCTTCCTAGAGTTAATTTCGGGTAGAGCACTATATGATATTAATGAGAAGTGGGATGCTGGTATCAACGCAAGTTTACTAGCGAACAGCGATTTCACTACTAAAGATTTTGGATTTGGTGTAGAAGCTGGATTCTTAGTAGCAACAAACTTACGCCTTGCTGCTGGTTATAACTTCTTCGGATACGACGATGAAGATTTAACAGCTAACAACTACACGCAAAACGGTGCATACATTGGCTTCAGTTACAAGTTTGATGAGCGTATGTTCGACAAGCTTATCCCGAACAAAGCGAAGCGTAGCCCAATTGTAGATCCTGCTTTATACTTACAGTGTGAGGATACTTGTGAGCCACTTATCGTGAATACGAACCCAGTAGATATTTTACCATTTACTCCGGCTCCATTTGAGACTTCACTAGCTGTAGCTGATTTCAAAGGCAAAGAATTGAACTTCGAAAGAGTTGAGCCAATGACGGTTCTGCCGAAGCATATTCACTTCAACAACAACAGTACGTATATCAACCAGCCTGCAGCTCAAATGCTTGATAAAGTGGCTAAGTTCTTAATTGAACGTGGCGATGATTACTTCATCCGAGTTACAGGTCATACTGATAGCAAAAGTTCACAGTCTTACAACCTTGCGCTTTCTGAGCGTAGAGCGAAAGCCGTACGTGCTTACTTAGTAGCTGCTGGTGTGAATGCAGACTTACTACAGTTCGAAGGCTTAAGCTACAGTAAAAACGCTGTACCTGAGAAAGATCGTGTTGATATGGCTAAGAACCGTAGAGTAGAACTAGACTTAAGTGTTGAAAACAGAAATGTTCGCTTCATCACTCAAGTAGAAGATCTTCAGGTGAACCCAAGCATTAGAGGAATTAACAACTGGGATTACATCTACATTGCTGAACACAATGCTGTACCATCTGCCTTGAATCTAACTGGTAGCTCATTGAACAGAATACATGAGTACTTAATCAAGCGTATTGCACTTGCAATGAACGAGTACCAGAATGTAGATCTGACCATCGCAGCACCAAGCTTAGAAATTGCTAATGCAATTAGCATCCTTCTAAACGCTGAAGGAATTGATTCTAATAGAATTAGAGTAGTAAATAGTGCATCAAGTGGAGCAGTAAGGTTTGAGTATTCTAATACAGAAGTACTTAAAGTATACGAGCAAAATGATGATATTGAACTCATTAACAATAGCAGAGCATTGTCGATGATGGACAACCTATTAGACATCTTGAAAAACCGTGAAGACTTAATCT
- a CDS encoding DUF58 domain-containing protein, translated as MVSKEVLKKIRKLEIQTKGIVNTLFGGEYQSAFKGRGMEFSEVRAYNYGDDIRQIDWNVTARTGDPYIKIFEEEREQTLMLCVDISPSGTFGSLNQTKMDLAIEICAVLAFSAIKNSDKVGLVLFSDHIEKVVPPKKGRTHVLRLIRELYTTKPTGTGTDIADALSYVNRLLDRRAIVVLASDFQDKDFEKQLRITNQKHDLVSIIVNDEHEEELPDVGLLPFTDAESGKEILIDTSNKAVRKAFKTRRAKQKHELQDKLLRMKIDSVEVQTNRSYVRPLMNFFLRRVNRY; from the coding sequence ATGGTTTCTAAAGAAGTACTAAAGAAGATTCGCAAACTTGAGATTCAAACGAAGGGCATTGTAAACACCCTGTTTGGTGGGGAATATCAATCCGCTTTTAAAGGAAGAGGAATGGAGTTCTCGGAAGTTCGAGCCTATAATTACGGAGATGACATCCGACAAATAGATTGGAATGTTACAGCACGAACGGGCGATCCATATATTAAGATTTTTGAAGAAGAACGCGAGCAAACCTTAATGCTGTGTGTAGATATCTCTCCAAGTGGCACCTTTGGCTCTTTAAATCAAACCAAAATGGACCTGGCAATTGAGATCTGTGCAGTACTTGCATTCAGTGCTATTAAGAATAGTGACAAAGTAGGACTTGTATTATTTAGCGATCATATAGAAAAAGTAGTCCCACCCAAAAAAGGACGAACCCATGTACTACGTCTCATTCGTGAATTATACACCACTAAGCCCACGGGTACAGGCACTGATATCGCGGATGCCCTTTCTTATGTTAATCGTTTATTAGATCGAAGAGCTATTGTTGTACTGGCTTCCGATTTCCAAGATAAAGACTTCGAGAAGCAGCTTAGAATTACCAACCAGAAACACGACTTGGTAAGTATCATCGTAAATGATGAGCACGAGGAAGAACTTCCTGATGTAGGCCTATTACCATTTACGGATGCAGAAAGTGGCAAAGAGATTTTGATAGATACCTCAAATAAGGCAGTACGAAAGGCTTTTAAAACTAGAAGGGCTAAACAGAAGCACGAATTACAAGACAAGTTACTTCGTATGAAGATCGACTCTGTAGAAGTACAAACTAATCGATCGTACGTTCGCCCACTAATGAACTTCTTCCTGAGAAGGGTAAATAGATACTAA